Genomic segment of Streptomyces sp. NBC_01210:
CTGGCGCGGCCCGTACGGCCACTGGACCGGGCGGCCATGAAGCAGGCCGTGGGCGCCGTACGGCCCAAGGGCGACACGCCCATCGGACTGTCATTGCAGAAGGCCGCCCAGGACCTGCCGAGGCCCGCGGACGGTGCGATCGGGACGCGCACGATCCTGCTGGTCTCCGACGGCGAGGACAACTGCGGCTCCCCGCAGCCTTGCGAGGTCGCCGAGCAGCTCTCCAAGGACGGTGTCGGCCTGCGCATCGACACCGTCGGCTTCCAGGTGCGGGGCGCGGCACGGCAGCAGCTGGAGTGCATCGCGAAGGCGGGCAACGGCCGCTACTACGACGCGCCCGACGCCAAGGCCCTCGCCCGCCAGCTGCAGCGCTCCGCACAGCTGTCCGCGGACGGTTACCGCTTCCGCGGCAAGCCGGTCGAGGGCGCGCTGAAGCGGGACGCGGCGCCCGCTCTCGTACCGGGGCAGTATCTGGACACCATCGGACCCGGCGAGCAGCGCTATTACGCGGTCGACCTGGATGCCGAATCGACTGTGGACTTCTCGGCGACAGCGGTGCCGCAGCCCGGGGCGGCGGTCGACACCTTCGACGTCCTGCGTACCAGCATCGCGTACGGCACTGACAGTTCCTGCGGGACCAGCACCGAGCGCTTCTTCCAGAAGGAGGGCGCGACCCCGCTCACCTCGGCGGTCGCCCGGATCCGGAGCGAGAAGGGCACGGATGGCTGTGACAAGGCGGGGCGGTACTGGCTGGTCGTCGAGCGGGAGAGCAAGAAGGGCTCGGACGCCGCGCGGTGGCCGCTGGAGCTGACGTACGGGGTGGAGAAGCCGCTGGCCAAGGATGTGACGCCCGCTCAGTCGCAGCCGGAGTACGGAGAGGGCGACAAGAACGCCCTGCTGCCGACCGGGAACCCGCGGGACGTGACGGGCGGCACCGGCTTCAACGACGCCAAGAAGCTCGGACAAGGCGTGTGGCGGGACAAGGTCCTGCCGTCGCAGACGCTCTGGTACAAGGTCCCGGTCGGCTGGGGGCAGCAGCTGCGGTACGACGTGGAGTTCGCCAACGAGCCGACCGTGGAGGGCTCTTCCTCGGTGTGGTCCTACGGAGCCACGCAGGTCTTCACGCCGGACCGGGCGCCGGTCGGCGGCGGCACCGGGGAGTTCAGCCCGCAGAGCATCTACAACGGCCGGCCCATGGCGTTGGAGATGGGCACCGTGCCGGTTGCCTGGACCAACCGCCACGAGTCGAGCCCGAACGTCGTCCCGGTGCACACCCGGGGCGGCTTCTACATCGCCGTCACGCTGGGTGCGAAGGCGGCCGAAATCGCTGAGAACCCGCACATCGGCGTGGTGGTACGGGTGGCGGTACTGGGCGACGAACTGGCAGGGCCGCAGCACGACGCTCCCGCCCTGGCGAGGGACACGGACAAGCAGGGTGATTCGGCCGCCCGCGCAGACAGCGAAGGGGCCGCCGGGGCAGGATGGACCGGCACTGCGGCCGCGGCGGCGGCAGGCGGCGCGGTCATCCTGATCGCGATCCTGGTACTCGTACTGGTACGGCGCAGGTCGGCCACGGGTACGGCCGCCGATGCGGTCACACACACGGCCACGGCCACGGCCGCACGCACGGACACAGGCACGGACACAACAAGGAGGAGCGCGTGAAGAGGCAGCGCGGCAGAGGCCGGGCGACGCTGGCCTGCATGGCGGCGATGTGCGCGGTGGCGGCGCTGCCCGGGCAGTCGTGGGCGGCCGACGAGCCGAATCCGTACACCTTCGACAGCGCGGCGAAGCCCGTCCAGGGCACGGCGTCCAACACCGCCGGGCCGCCCCTGAAGGCCGGATCGACCTACAAGGACACGATCAAGCCCCGCGAGAAGCGCTATTACCGCATCGATCTGGACGGCACGACCAACGCGTACATCTCTGCGGCGGCCGTCCCGAAACTGGCCACGAAGGTCGCGTACTCCGACAAGCTCACGGTGAGCATCGAGGACCGCTCGGGCGCCAAGTGCAGTGACAACTAC
This window contains:
- a CDS encoding vWA domain-containing protein; the protein is MKARLGCRATGATIGAVLLALAAGPLSAASAAGQTEQPGQAQQAEQPGQAERAEAPDGKSGLVMVLDSSGSMADDDGTGRTRMESARTAVGTVVDALPDGFPTGLRVYGADRPKGCTDTRLARPVRPLDRAAMKQAVGAVRPKGDTPIGLSLQKAAQDLPRPADGAIGTRTILLVSDGEDNCGSPQPCEVAEQLSKDGVGLRIDTVGFQVRGAARQQLECIAKAGNGRYYDAPDAKALARQLQRSAQLSADGYRFRGKPVEGALKRDAAPALVPGQYLDTIGPGEQRYYAVDLDAESTVDFSATAVPQPGAAVDTFDVLRTSIAYGTDSSCGTSTERFFQKEGATPLTSAVARIRSEKGTDGCDKAGRYWLVVERESKKGSDAARWPLELTYGVEKPLAKDVTPAQSQPEYGEGDKNALLPTGNPRDVTGGTGFNDAKKLGQGVWRDKVLPSQTLWYKVPVGWGQQLRYDVEFANEPTVEGSSSVWSYGATQVFTPDRAPVGGGTGEFSPQSIYNGRPMALEMGTVPVAWTNRHESSPNVVPVHTRGGFYIAVTLGAKAAEIAENPHIGVVVRVAVLGDELAGPQHDAPALARDTDKQGDSAARADSEGAAGAGWTGTAAAAAAGGAVILIAILVLVLVRRRSATGTAADAVTHTATATAARTDTGTDTTRRSA